The stretch of DNA CATCATTGATTAAAGAGAGTAAGTGTTCGCCACTGCGATTGATAATACCGAGATTCTCTTGTTGTTTTTTAGTTAGAGAAGTTTCACGGTTCATCAGTTGTGTAAAACCAAGAATGGCATTCAGAGGAGTACGAAGTTCGTGACTCATATTAGCCAAAAATTCGCTTTTAGCACGATTGGCAAGTTCTGCTATATCTTTAGCTTGTTGTAGTTCGGCGGTTCTTTGTTCGACTCTGGTTTCTAGTTCATCGTTAGCTTTGGCTAATTCCTGATTTGCTCGGTCTAATTTTTCGTTGACTTTGACAAATTCCTGATTTTTGCGAGCTAAATTAGTAAAAGACGTTTGGAGTTGTTGCGCCATTTCATTAAAGGAGTGGGATAAAACTCCCAATTCGATGATGCCTCTAACTTCTACCTGTTGATTTAAATCTCCTTGGGCAATGGCAACAGATGCTTTACCTAAACGCAGGATAGGTTTGGTAATCCAACGAGAAGTAATTAATCCTAAACCCATAGCTACTATTAGTGCTAAAAAACATAGGATGATGGTTGTCTGAGTGTTGGCATTAATCTGTGCCATGAAGTCTGATTCAGGAATAGTAGTGACTACTAACCAATCCAAACCATATTGATCTTGCCAGGGAGTAACTCGAACAAACTGACGCTCTCCTTGTAATTCAAAACTTAATTTTTGTTCTTCTTTGATTGCTTGAAAATTACCAAATTTTTGTTGTAAATATTGAGTTGTGGTTTGAATTTGAGAGTCGGAACTCTTGGTAGCATTCAGTCTGGTAGCTACACCATTGATTAAAGTAAAAGGCTTTTCAGTACTAGAACTAGCAATTAATAAACCGTCGCGTTCGATAATAAAAGTCTTAGCACTAGGGCTAATTGTTAATTGTTGTAAGAACTCGCTAATCCCAGTTAAAAGGAGATCGATTCCAACTGTACCGAGTAACTGATGATTTTTGTCATAGATAGGGCTATTGATTGAAACTGAAATAAATTCAGGCGTATCATCCCAGTTGTATACTGAACCCCAGATTGGTTTACCTGCTTTGACTGCTTCCCAGTAAGCCGACTCTTCCAGAGGATTGTAATCATTTGAGATGGTTACAACTTTAGTACGATCGCCCTGATTATCTGTAGCGTAAGTATAGGTTTTCATTTTAGTAGTAAGCGAACGTTCATCGATAGTTACACCTTGTCCATCTAAATATCTTCCTGCACCAGCATATTCGCCCGTCGTCAGTGCGTAGGAAATGAAAGTGATATCTGGATACGCTTGCAGTTGTTTCCAAAAATAATGCCCTGATGTTTGAAAATCTTTTAAGTCCAACAATCCTAGAGCGATCGCATCAAGATTAATTTGATTGAGTTTTTGAGGCGTTTCTAAATAGTGATCGAGGTGTTCGGAGACTAAATTACTGCTTTTGTCGATTAAGCGATTGGCAAGATCATTAACTGCTTGTTGTCCATTTTCAAAGGAAAGATAACCTACTAGTCCCACTGCGCCGACAATTTGCGCTACAAAAGGTAAGACTAAAATTAGGCGTAAAGGTAATCCTGTAAACCTAATCTTGGTTTCTTTTGATGACGCTGTAGTTTTTAAAACTTTCATCTTTATCTATTTGAGACCAGTTATCAGTAGAGAAGTACCATGGTACGTCTCTACTTAAGATTGCCCAAAAAAAAGTCTCAAAGCGCAAAATTTAATTTTATTTTGTTAATTTCTTAGTTAAAATTGCTGAAAATAATGTTTTAAAAAAAAGCAGAAGCATTATTCAGCTTAAAAACTATCTAGTTCAACTTACTTAGAATTAATTAAAAATATATATCATAGTTATCGTTAGTTGCTTAAAAGCAATTTTTTATGTCAAATCTACCACCATTAAATACAGATACAATTTGGGCAATTCTCAAGGAAGAGATTGATGATAGTATTGTTAATCAATTAGTTTGGTATTATCTTGGTTATCGTTACAATCAAGCAACGCAAACTTGGGATACTAGTAAAGTAAATGATGATTGGAAAAAAGACTATCCCGAACCACCAGATTTTATCGCCAATCGCCCACCAACAGTGAAGTTAACTCGTTCAATTTCTCAAGAAAATAAACAATTATTAAAAGAAAAGTTGGGTTTTCAAGGTTATAAAATTGGTGAATTTGGACCAAGACAGACCCGTCGTGCTACTGCTGCCAATTGGTTATTAAGCTATATGCAACAAATCGGTTCTTAAATTGGCAATGGCAAAATAGTTATTAAATAGTCCCACAACGAAAGCATCTTGTTAATTAAACTCTTATGATGATCTCAGAATCTCAAAAAAAGCGATCGCTATTAGCTTGGCAAACCTTTCTCAACACTTCTTTAGAAAAGCAAATTCAACAATCTCTTCAAAGCGATGCTGACAAACAAATTTTAGATTTATTTCACGAAGTTGCCAATACTGTACCTGCTTATCAAGCCTTTTTGAAAGAAAATCAAATTGAGCCTCAGTCAATTCAAACTCTAGCTGATTTTCAAAATCTGCCTCTGTTGACTAAAGAGAACTATATCAAAAAATATCCTCTCTCAGAACTATGTCGTCAAGGATTACTAGAACAATGTGATACTATTGCTGTCTCTTCTGGTTCGACAGGAGAACCAACTTTTTGGCCTCGTTTTTTGAGTGATGAATTTCAAATTACTACCAGGTTTGAACAAATTTTTTATGATAGTTTTCAAGCGGATACTCGTAGTACTTTAGCAGTTGTTTGTTTTAGTCTTGGTACTTGGGTGGGGGGAATGTACACTACTAATTGCTGTCGTCATTTAGCAGCTAAAGGTTATCCCATCACAGTAGTTACCCCTGGTAATAATAAAATTGAGATTTTTCGGGTAATTAAGCAACTATCCCCTTGCTTCGATCAAGTTGTTTTATTGGGTTATCCTCCTTTTCTTAAAGACATCATCGATAGTGGCATTGCTGAAGGGATTAATTGGCAAGAATACTCTTTGAAACTAGTAATGGCAGGAGAAGTATTTAGTGAAGAATGGCGCAGTTTAATTGCAGAAAGAATTGGTTCAACTAATCCTTGTTTTGATTTTGCTTCTTTGTACGGAACAGCAGACGCAGGAGTATTAGGGAACGAAACGCCTTTGAGCATTTGTATTCGTCGTTTTTTTGCTCACAACCCTACTGAGGCTAAAACTATGTTTGGAGAATCTCGTTTGCCTACTTTAGTTCAATTCGATCCAACCAGTAGATATTTTGAAAC from Stanieria cyanosphaera PCC 7437 encodes:
- a CDS encoding phenylacetate--CoA ligase family protein, coding for MISESQKKRSLLAWQTFLNTSLEKQIQQSLQSDADKQILDLFHEVANTVPAYQAFLKENQIEPQSIQTLADFQNLPLLTKENYIKKYPLSELCRQGLLEQCDTIAVSSGSTGEPTFWPRFLSDEFQITTRFEQIFYDSFQADTRSTLAVVCFSLGTWVGGMYTTNCCRHLAAKGYPITVVTPGNNKIEIFRVIKQLSPCFDQVVLLGYPPFLKDIIDSGIAEGINWQEYSLKLVMAGEVFSEEWRSLIAERIGSTNPCFDFASLYGTADAGVLGNETPLSICIRRFFAHNPTEAKTMFGESRLPTLVQFDPTSRYFETRHNTLLFSGDNGIPLIRYHIADTGGIIPYEQMWQFLQQHGFDPLAELQSERGINAFPFVYIFGRSAFTVSYYGANIYPENIHVGLEQPGIRDWVTGKFVMEVREKEDQNRYLSIVVELAPNIKANENMENAIAFAIYTQLLRLNSEFANYVPTQSQLPQVALLPFCEPNYFPAGVKHRYTRS
- a CDS encoding hybrid sensor histidine kinase/response regulator translates to MKVLKTTASSKETKIRFTGLPLRLILVLPFVAQIVGAVGLVGYLSFENGQQAVNDLANRLIDKSSNLVSEHLDHYLETPQKLNQINLDAIALGLLDLKDFQTSGHYFWKQLQAYPDITFISYALTTGEYAGAGRYLDGQGVTIDERSLTTKMKTYTYATDNQGDRTKVVTISNDYNPLEESAYWEAVKAGKPIWGSVYNWDDTPEFISVSINSPIYDKNHQLLGTVGIDLLLTGISEFLQQLTISPSAKTFIIERDGLLIASSSTEKPFTLINGVATRLNATKSSDSQIQTTTQYLQQKFGNFQAIKEEQKLSFELQGERQFVRVTPWQDQYGLDWLVVTTIPESDFMAQINANTQTTIILCFLALIVAMGLGLITSRWITKPILRLGKASVAIAQGDLNQQVEVRGIIELGVLSHSFNEMAQQLQTSFTNLARKNQEFVKVNEKLDRANQELAKANDELETRVEQRTAELQQAKDIAELANRAKSEFLANMSHELRTPLNAILGFTQLMNRETSLTKKQQENLGIINRSGEHLLSLINDVLDLAKIESGQMTFYPTDFDLYTLLNLIEEMLALKAESKGLQLLIERSSNLPRYIQTDDKKLRQVLINLLGNAIKFTNDGSVTLRVSLVREEEEKRGTGDICLAFEVEDTGAGIADEEIDNLFEPFVQTQTGKQLQQGTGLGLPISKEFVELMGGEISVSSQVGKGTIFKFYIQALLSEANRIEAKLQTKRVIALEFNQQEYRILIVDDRWENRQLLIKLLQPIGFQVQEATNGQEAVQLWESWQPHLIWMDMRMPIMNGYEATQQIKSHLKGQATAIIALTASTLEEEKAVVLSAGCDDFVRKPFREKVIFEKMSQYLGVRYLYENLDCEDNSELAALEKLTAEALAIMSDQWLEELSEAAALINNQLIAQLLAEIPHDQQNLAKAIQKEVDDFDFERIMNLAQEAVNL
- a CDS encoding DUF1823 family protein, with the protein product MSNLPPLNTDTIWAILKEEIDDSIVNQLVWYYLGYRYNQATQTWDTSKVNDDWKKDYPEPPDFIANRPPTVKLTRSISQENKQLLKEKLGFQGYKIGEFGPRQTRRATAANWLLSYMQQIGS